The following DNA comes from Armatimonadota bacterium.
AGACGGCCACAATCGCGATAGCAAGAATGATGACAACGGTGAACGAGTAGGTCTCCTCGTGGCTGGGCCAGACCACACGCTGCAACTCGGAATACACGTCACGCAGGAACCTCCAAAGGTTCCTGAACGGTGTCGCGATGCGGCTGAGCAGTGGCGCTTTCGCTGGTTTCGGCGTGGCCATCCTGGTACCAACCTTGGATCGCCCGCTACCGGGCAAGTCGCAATGAGAGTAGAAGGGCATCGGCACGGGGCCGAATGTCGAAGACGGCGGGCGGGCGCACTCGGCTGCGCCCGCGAGTATGCTTGCATCGGACTGGCAGGGGCGGCCGGACTCGAACCGACAACCTACGGTTTTGGAGACCGTTGCTCTGCCAAATTGAGCTACGCCCCTGCTGGCGCCTGACCTGGCCGGCTCTTCTGACATCCGGCCGGAAGCGCAGGCTGCTCGCGCCCATTCCTACTTGCGCAGGCGGGCTTCGTTGTGTTCAGTGTGTTTGTTGCAGCACCGGCAGTACTTCCTGAGCGCCAGGCGGTCCGGCACATT
Coding sequences within:
- the secE gene encoding preprotein translocase subunit SecE — translated: MATPKPAKAPLLSRIATPFRNLWRFLRDVYSELQRVVWPSHEETYSFTVVIILAIAIVAVWVGVLDLFFTTLMSILGISK